From Nocardia sp. NBC_00416:
TCGCCGGTGGTGGACGACCGTGGCTCATCGTCGGCTACTTCATCGTGCTGTCTGCTCTCACCGCGCTGGCCGCCGCGGCGGCCCGCGAAACCTATCGCGACGATCTCAGCGAGGCCTGATGAAACGCATATACCTCAACGCCTTCGATATGGCCTGTGTCGGCCATCAGTCACCGGGACTGTGGAAACATCCCGCCGACCAGGGCCACCGCTACAACGAACTCGGCTACTGGACCGACCTGGCCCGCCGGCTCGAGGACGGCGGCTTCGACGCGCTGTTCCTGGCCGACGTACTCGGCGCCTACGACGTGTACGGCGGCTCCCGCGACGCGGCGGTCGCCGATGCCGCGCAGTTCCCGGTGAACGATCCGACCCTGGCGGTCTCGGCCATGGCCGCGGTCACCGAACGGCTGGGATTCGGGGTGACGATCTCGCTGACCTACGAGCAGCCGTACGCGCTGGCCCGGCGACTCACCACGCTCGATCACCTCACCGGCGGGCGGGTCGCGTGGAATATCGTCACGTCCTACCTGGCCAGTGCCGCACGAAATATGGGACTGGACGATCAGATTCCGCACGACGAACGGTACGAGATCGCCGAGGAGTATCTCGAGGTCTGCTACAAGCTGTGGGAATCGTCGTGGGAACACGATGCGGTGCAACGAGATCCACAACGCGGCGTTTACACCGACCCCGCGAAGGTCCACGATATCGAGCACAAAGGCCATTACTTCACGGTGCCGGGTCCGTTCCTGTGCGAGCCGTCACCGCAGCGCACCCCGACCCTGTTCCAGGCCGGTGCCTCCCCACGTGGGGTCCGGTTCGCGGCCGCGCACGCGGAAGCGGTGTTCGTGTCCGGACCGAATCCGGAGGTGGTGCGGCGCCCGGTGCGGGCGCTGCGCGAGGCGGCGGCCGAACTCGGGCGCGATCCCCGCTCGATCAAGGTGTTCACCATGCTGACGCCGATCGTGGCCGAAACCCGTGAACAGGCGCTGGCCGAACTGAGGTCCTACGAGCAGCTCGTGAGCGTCGAGGGCGCGCTCGCGCTGTTCGGCGGGTGGACGGGGGTGGATCTGTCCCAGGCCGACCCGGACGAGCCTTTGCGGCACGTGGAAACCGAGGCGAACCGGTCGGCACTGACCTCCTTCACCTCGGACCCGACCCGGACTTGGACACCGCGAGACCTTGCTACCTCGCTCGGGATAGGTGGGCGAGGGCCAGTTGTCGTCGGGTCGGCAGGGGAGGTCGCCGACGAGTTGGAACGCTGGGTCGACGAGGCCGATATCGACGGTTTCAATATCGCCTACGTGACGACACCGGGGACCTTTGCCGACTTCTCCCGTCTCGTAGTGCCCGAGCTGCGACGACGTGGGCGGGTCCCGGAGCAGACCGAACACGCCACCTTGCGGGAGAAGCTGGGAGGTGACGGCCCGCTGCTCGCCGCTGATCACCCGGGCGCCGCGTACCGACGGTAGCCCGCGTGGTCACTTCGAACAGCGCTCGACGCACCGGGGCTCGACGTCAGCTCGCGACCGCCAGCGCCCTCCACATCTTTCTGGAACGCGAGGGTGCCTGCGGAGCCGCGCATTCGATTCGTCGGCGCGCTTCGGGCGCACTGATCCGCAGCAGATCGGTCAATAGGTCCGCGGTGTCCCGATAGCCGGTGTCCGCGGCGAGGCCACGACGCTCGGCTTCAGCGACGGCCGCGCGCATGGCAGCGTCCAGTCGCCTCCGCCGGCGTTCGGTTTCGACGAGGGCGCGCAGCAGGTCGACATCGGCCAGATCCGGCCATCCTGGTGTTCGGGTATCCGGCGCGAGCGCGGTCGAATGTGTCTTCACCCGAGCCAGCCTACTGCACTCTAGAACATATGTTCGAACCTTCGCCGTGCTGGGCGTGCCCGTGTCGGCGAGACCCTGTCGGCGCGTTGTCGCAGGCCTGCCATCGCGGCGCACTGGGCCGAGGCGACCGTCACGGCGACGACCGGCCCGAGCGACGACCGGCGGCTCCGCGACGACGCCGAGCCGGGAGGCGCGCAGGCGCGTCGGCGTGCGACACGCGGCACAGTGATTCCGGCAGGCACAGAAGTTGCCCGATACCAACATCTTCCGCGCCGATTTGGTGTCGAATTCTACTGATCGATGGTGTTGCCGATGACCAACGTAACCAGTCAGGAGTGCGCTCATGCCACGTGGAATCGATTCGGCTGTCTTCCCACATCTGGAGGCGGACCTGGACCGTGTCCGTGACGTTCTAGGACCTGTTCGCCTGGAGGGCAGGCCCGAGCTGACCGCGCTCACCGACGAGGGGCCGGGCACCTCCCGCCGTTTGGTCCGTCCCACATTGGCCCTGTTGTCGTACTACCTGCTCACCGATCCCGCGACCCCGGCCGACGACCGGGTGGTGCGCGCCGCCGCTGCCGTCGAGTTGCTGCATCTGGGCTCGCTCTACCATGACGACGTCGTCGATCACGCGTACGAGCGTCGC
This genomic window contains:
- a CDS encoding LLM class flavin-dependent oxidoreductase, whose protein sequence is MKRIYLNAFDMACVGHQSPGLWKHPADQGHRYNELGYWTDLARRLEDGGFDALFLADVLGAYDVYGGSRDAAVADAAQFPVNDPTLAVSAMAAVTERLGFGVTISLTYEQPYALARRLTTLDHLTGGRVAWNIVTSYLASAARNMGLDDQIPHDERYEIAEEYLEVCYKLWESSWEHDAVQRDPQRGVYTDPAKVHDIEHKGHYFTVPGPFLCEPSPQRTPTLFQAGASPRGVRFAAAHAEAVFVSGPNPEVVRRPVRALREAAAELGRDPRSIKVFTMLTPIVAETREQALAELRSYEQLVSVEGALALFGGWTGVDLSQADPDEPLRHVETEANRSALTSFTSDPTRTWTPRDLATSLGIGGRGPVVVGSAGEVADELERWVDEADIDGFNIAYVTTPGTFADFSRLVVPELRRRGRVPEQTEHATLREKLGGDGPLLAADHPGAAYRR
- a CDS encoding DUF222 domain-containing protein — encoded protein: MKTHSTALAPDTRTPGWPDLADVDLLRALVETERRRRRLDAAMRAAVAEAERRGLAADTGYRDTADLLTDLLRISAPEARRRIECAAPQAPSRSRKMWRALAVAS